One Nerophis lumbriciformis linkage group LG19, RoL_Nlum_v2.1, whole genome shotgun sequence DNA segment encodes these proteins:
- the ids gene encoding iduronate 2-sulfatase isoform X3, translated as MLILFTCHLKHNILTSFNMCITLHTCLLVVVYALAVVARKKERQNVLFIIADDLRPSMGCYGDTTVKSPNIDQLASKSHVFLNAYAQQAVCAPSRTSMLTSRRPDTTRLYDFKSYWRVHSGNYTTLPQYFKSNGYETMSVGKVFHPGIASNHTDDYPYSWSIPAYHPASFRFEKQKMCKGEDGHLHANLLCAVNVTEQPGGTLPDMESADEAVRLLKTRVDGVPFFLAVGFHKPHIPFRIPEEYLHLYPIENMTLAPDPDVPKRLPPVAYNPWTDIRKRDDVQKLNISFPYGPIPKDFQLRIRQHYYAAVSYMDSQVGRLLNALDNLGLVQSTVVVFTSDHGWSLGEHGEWAKYSNFDVATRVPLLIYVPEGPTALKGSSFPFVDVFSQSQRTFKNYTFVGNMVELVAVFPTVSHLAGLKTPVQCPDVSLQIELCTDGQSFAHVFHDEEKKKNKEALSFSQYPRPADTPQEDSDLPNLMDIKVMGYSLRSWDYRFTLWVGFDPKTYQMMWS; from the exons atgttgattttatttaCATGCCACCTTAAACACAATATTTTGACGTCCTTCAACATGTGCATTACTCTTCATACATGTCTTCTCGTCGTCGTTTACGCGCTTGCTGTCGTCGCGAGAAAAAAAG AGAGGCAAAATGTCCTTTTTATCATTGCTGACGATCTGAGGCCATCCATGGGTTGCTATGGAGACACAACAGTAAAGTCACCAAACATTGACCAGCTGGCGTCCAAAAGCCATGTTTTTCTTAATGCATATGCACAG CAGGCTGTATGTGCTCCGAGTCGCACCTCCATGTTAACAAGCCGCAGACCAGACACGACCAGGCTGTATGATTTCAAATCATATTGGAGAGTTCATTCTGGAAACTACACAACACTTCCACAGTACTTTAAATCGAATGGTTATGAAACCATGTCTGTGGGTAAAGTCTTTCACCCTG GCATTGCCTCGAACCACACAGATGACTACCCTTACAGCTGGTCCATTCCTGCATACCACCCTGCTTCATTCAGATTTGAAAAACAAAAG ATGTGTAAAGGAGAGGATGGTCACCTCCATGCCAACCTGCTGTGTGCAGTGAATGTGACAGAGCAGCCTGGAGGAACACTACCTGACATGGAGAGTGCTGATGAGGCGGTGCGGCTACTAAAGACTCGGGTTGATGGCGTCCCTTTCTTCCTGGCTGTGGGCTTTCACAAACCTCACATTCCTTTCAGGATACCAGAG GAGTACCTGCATCTCTATCCTATTGAAAACATGACGCTGGCTCCTGACCCAGATGTCCCCAAGCGCCTTCCACCTGTGGCCTACAACCCCTGGACAGACATTAGAAAGCGAGATGATGTCCAAAAACTCAACATTAGCTTCCCCTATGGACCAAttcctaaagactttcaa CTGCGTATCCGCCAGCACTACTACGCTGCTGTGTCCTACATGGACTCCCAAGTTGGACGTCTGCTCAATGCGCTAGATAACCTGGGGCTGGTTCAGAGCACAGTAGTGGTTTTCACCTCTGACCATG GTTGGTCACTAGGCGAGCATGGTGAATGGGCGAAATACTCAAACTTTGATGTGGCAACACGTGTTCCTCTTCTCATCTATGTCCCCGAGGGTCCTACAGCCCTTAAAGGATCTTCCTTTccctttgttgatgtttttagccaaTCCCAACGCACCTTCAAGA ATTATACATTTGTCGGCAATATGGTGGAGCTGGTTGCTGTTTTTCCAACAGTCTCCCATCTAGCTGGCCTAAAAACACCTGTGCAGTGTCCTGATGTTTCCTTGCAG ATAGAGCTGTGTACGGATGGACAAAGCTTTGCCCACGTCTTCCATgatgaagagaaaaaaaagaataaagagGCCTTGTCTTTCAGCCAGTACCCACGTCCTGCTGACACACCACAG gAGGACTCTGACCTCCCTAACCTGATGGACATAAAGGTCATGGGTTACTCTCTGCGCTCTTGGGACTACAGATTCACTCTGTGGGTAGGCTTTGACCCCAAAACATATCAG
- the ids gene encoding iduronate 2-sulfatase isoform X2, with protein sequence MLILFTCHLKHNILTSFNMCITLHTCLLVVVYALAVVARKKERQNVLFIIADDLRPSMGCYGDTTVKSPNIDQLASKSHVFLNAYAQQAVCAPSRTSMLTSRRPDTTRLYDFKSYWRVHSGNYTTLPQYFKSNGYETMSVGKVFHPGIASNHTDDYPYSWSIPAYHPASFRFEKQKMCKGEDGHLHANLLCAVNVTEQPGGTLPDMESADEAVRLLKTRVDGVPFFLAVGFHKPHIPFRIPEEYLHLYPIENMTLAPDPDVPKRLPPVAYNPWTDIRKRDDVQKLNISFPYGPIPKDFQLRIRQHYYAAVSYMDSQVGRLLNALDNLGLVQSTVVVFTSDHGWSLGEHGEWAKYSNFDVATRVPLLIYVPEGPTALKGSSFPFVDVFSQSQRTFKNYTFVGNMVELVAVFPTVSHLAGLKTPVQCPDVSLQIELCTDGQSFAHVFHDEEKKKNKEALSFSQYPRPADTPQEDSDLPNLMDIKVMGYSLRSWDYRFTLWVGFDPKTYQCPSCSP encoded by the exons atgttgattttatttaCATGCCACCTTAAACACAATATTTTGACGTCCTTCAACATGTGCATTACTCTTCATACATGTCTTCTCGTCGTCGTTTACGCGCTTGCTGTCGTCGCGAGAAAAAAAG AGAGGCAAAATGTCCTTTTTATCATTGCTGACGATCTGAGGCCATCCATGGGTTGCTATGGAGACACAACAGTAAAGTCACCAAACATTGACCAGCTGGCGTCCAAAAGCCATGTTTTTCTTAATGCATATGCACAG CAGGCTGTATGTGCTCCGAGTCGCACCTCCATGTTAACAAGCCGCAGACCAGACACGACCAGGCTGTATGATTTCAAATCATATTGGAGAGTTCATTCTGGAAACTACACAACACTTCCACAGTACTTTAAATCGAATGGTTATGAAACCATGTCTGTGGGTAAAGTCTTTCACCCTG GCATTGCCTCGAACCACACAGATGACTACCCTTACAGCTGGTCCATTCCTGCATACCACCCTGCTTCATTCAGATTTGAAAAACAAAAG ATGTGTAAAGGAGAGGATGGTCACCTCCATGCCAACCTGCTGTGTGCAGTGAATGTGACAGAGCAGCCTGGAGGAACACTACCTGACATGGAGAGTGCTGATGAGGCGGTGCGGCTACTAAAGACTCGGGTTGATGGCGTCCCTTTCTTCCTGGCTGTGGGCTTTCACAAACCTCACATTCCTTTCAGGATACCAGAG GAGTACCTGCATCTCTATCCTATTGAAAACATGACGCTGGCTCCTGACCCAGATGTCCCCAAGCGCCTTCCACCTGTGGCCTACAACCCCTGGACAGACATTAGAAAGCGAGATGATGTCCAAAAACTCAACATTAGCTTCCCCTATGGACCAAttcctaaagactttcaa CTGCGTATCCGCCAGCACTACTACGCTGCTGTGTCCTACATGGACTCCCAAGTTGGACGTCTGCTCAATGCGCTAGATAACCTGGGGCTGGTTCAGAGCACAGTAGTGGTTTTCACCTCTGACCATG GTTGGTCACTAGGCGAGCATGGTGAATGGGCGAAATACTCAAACTTTGATGTGGCAACACGTGTTCCTCTTCTCATCTATGTCCCCGAGGGTCCTACAGCCCTTAAAGGATCTTCCTTTccctttgttgatgtttttagccaaTCCCAACGCACCTTCAAGA ATTATACATTTGTCGGCAATATGGTGGAGCTGGTTGCTGTTTTTCCAACAGTCTCCCATCTAGCTGGCCTAAAAACACCTGTGCAGTGTCCTGATGTTTCCTTGCAG ATAGAGCTGTGTACGGATGGACAAAGCTTTGCCCACGTCTTCCATgatgaagagaaaaaaaagaataaagagGCCTTGTCTTTCAGCCAGTACCCACGTCCTGCTGACACACCACAG gAGGACTCTGACCTCCCTAACCTGATGGACATAAAGGTCATGGGTTACTCTCTGCGCTCTTGGGACTACAGATTCACTCTGTGGGTAGGCTTTGACCCCAAAACATATCAG
- the dcps gene encoding m7GpppX diphosphatase isoform X1, with protein MSSKMADVSAKRQQDLEATNELSQRTKKAKSDCENDRGENGNETNVLSGFQSTAVLSDSAREKTIFVHGKLADQNAVVLLEKTPIREDALAEIFTASTLKLQMRNDIYSTYSLHAPPHLNEIKATVMCPATEKHVKKYQRKESFLVEETAEDYESITLPYIQKQSFSVQWVYNILDKKAESERILFEDPHPKLGFVLLPDFKWDQKQLDDLYLMAITHQRDIKSLRDLTSQHLPLLENILQKGQEVILKHYSLPASKMRIYLHYQPSYYHLHVHFTKLDFEAPGCRVERAHLLADVIQNLQSDPNYYKTRNLYFPLRADDGLLSQFKEAGRL; from the exons A TGTCGTCAAAAATGGCGGATGTTTCAGCCAAAAGACAACAGGACCTCGAGGCAACAAATGAATTATCGCAACGAACCAAGAAGGCGAAGTCAGACTGTGAAAATGATCGGGGAGAGAATGGAAACGAAACAAATGTCCTGTCTGGCTTTCAAAGCACCGCCGTGTTGAGTGATTCTGCGAGGGAGAAAACCATCTTCGTCCATGGGAAG CTTGCTGATCAGAATGCCGTGGTCCTCCTGGAGAAGACTCCCATCAGGGAAGACGCCCTGGCTGAAATCTTCACTGCTTCCACTCTGAAGTTACAGATGAGGAATGACATCTACAGCACCTACTCTCTCCATGCGCCACCACACCTCAATG AGATCAAGGCGACTGTGATGTGTCCAGCTACTGAGAAGCATGTGAAGAAATACCAGCGTAAGGAGAGTTTCCTTGTGGAGGAAACGGCAGAGGACTACGAGTCCATCACTCTGCCTTACATACAGAAGCAGAGTTTCAGTGTGCAG TGGGTGTACAACATCTTGGACAAGAAGGCAGAGTCTGAGCGGATACTGTTTGAAGATCCACACCCTAAGCTTGGTTTTGTCCTCCTTCCAGATTTCAAATGGGACCAGAAGCAG CTGGATGATTTGTACTTGATGGCCATCACACATCAAAGAGACATCAAGAGTCTGAGAGACCTGACATCACAGCATTTACCCCTGCTCGAAAACATACTCCAGAAAGGACAG GAGGTCATTCTGAAGCACTACAGCCTTCCAGCCAGTAAGATGAGAATCTACCTTCACTACCAGCCGTCCTATTACCACCTCCACGTCCACTTCACCAAGCTGGACTTTGAGGCGCCAGGCTGCCGTGTGGAGCGCGCACATCTCCTCGCAGATGTCATTCAGAACCTCCAGTCTGACCCCAACTACTATAAAACACGGAATCTGTACTTTCCTCTTCGGGCAGATGACGGGCTGCTCAGTCAGTTTAAGGAAGCTGGGAGATTGTAA
- the dcps gene encoding m7GpppX diphosphatase isoform X2, with product MADVSAKRQQDLEATNELSQRTKKAKSDCENDRGENGNETNVLSGFQSTAVLSDSAREKTIFVHGKLADQNAVVLLEKTPIREDALAEIFTASTLKLQMRNDIYSTYSLHAPPHLNEIKATVMCPATEKHVKKYQRKESFLVEETAEDYESITLPYIQKQSFSVQWVYNILDKKAESERILFEDPHPKLGFVLLPDFKWDQKQLDDLYLMAITHQRDIKSLRDLTSQHLPLLENILQKGQEVILKHYSLPASKMRIYLHYQPSYYHLHVHFTKLDFEAPGCRVERAHLLADVIQNLQSDPNYYKTRNLYFPLRADDGLLSQFKEAGRL from the exons ATGGCGGATGTTTCAGCCAAAAGACAACAGGACCTCGAGGCAACAAATGAATTATCGCAACGAACCAAGAAGGCGAAGTCAGACTGTGAAAATGATCGGGGAGAGAATGGAAACGAAACAAATGTCCTGTCTGGCTTTCAAAGCACCGCCGTGTTGAGTGATTCTGCGAGGGAGAAAACCATCTTCGTCCATGGGAAG CTTGCTGATCAGAATGCCGTGGTCCTCCTGGAGAAGACTCCCATCAGGGAAGACGCCCTGGCTGAAATCTTCACTGCTTCCACTCTGAAGTTACAGATGAGGAATGACATCTACAGCACCTACTCTCTCCATGCGCCACCACACCTCAATG AGATCAAGGCGACTGTGATGTGTCCAGCTACTGAGAAGCATGTGAAGAAATACCAGCGTAAGGAGAGTTTCCTTGTGGAGGAAACGGCAGAGGACTACGAGTCCATCACTCTGCCTTACATACAGAAGCAGAGTTTCAGTGTGCAG TGGGTGTACAACATCTTGGACAAGAAGGCAGAGTCTGAGCGGATACTGTTTGAAGATCCACACCCTAAGCTTGGTTTTGTCCTCCTTCCAGATTTCAAATGGGACCAGAAGCAG CTGGATGATTTGTACTTGATGGCCATCACACATCAAAGAGACATCAAGAGTCTGAGAGACCTGACATCACAGCATTTACCCCTGCTCGAAAACATACTCCAGAAAGGACAG GAGGTCATTCTGAAGCACTACAGCCTTCCAGCCAGTAAGATGAGAATCTACCTTCACTACCAGCCGTCCTATTACCACCTCCACGTCCACTTCACCAAGCTGGACTTTGAGGCGCCAGGCTGCCGTGTGGAGCGCGCACATCTCCTCGCAGATGTCATTCAGAACCTCCAGTCTGACCCCAACTACTATAAAACACGGAATCTGTACTTTCCTCTTCGGGCAGATGACGGGCTGCTCAGTCAGTTTAAGGAAGCTGGGAGATTGTAA